Part of the Paenibacillus kyungheensis genome, AAAAAGCGGCTCACCGCAAATCCAATTGGCAGGAGCGTCTAAACGCTGTCAATGAATTAGGACAATACAACCATCAGCCGATTATTGATCTGCTTACGCATATGATGAATAATGATCCAGTATACGCTGTTCAAGATGCAGCATACAAGCAATTGCGAGGTCTGGGACAAGATGTGCAACAACCATCCAAAACCAAGCCTGAATTGTTCAAAGGATTAACTAAAACATTAATTCGTATCAAAAAGAGCTTGCCAAAAGACCATAGCTTTGAAGATTTCAAAGTGAAATTGCACAAAATGCGTGCGGATATCTATAACACGTATGAAGGCGAAAAAGGCGAAGAGTTCGACAACTGGTTAAAAGCAAAATGGGAATCTTACGACACCAAGTAAGATCATCCGATCAGCACTAACATCTACTCCCTAATCCAACTATCAGGAGGAATTACCCTATGGCTATCGAAATGAGTATCCAGAACACACCTAACCCGAACGCGGTCAAAATCAATGCCAATCAACATATTTTTGAAGGTCCAGCTAGTACTTCACTCAAAGCAGGAGATAGCACAGACCATCCATTAGCAAGCGCATTGATCAGTATCGACGGTGTTGATAATATTTTTGGGATGCGTGATTTTGTAACGATAAGTAAATTACCTGATGCAAGCTGGGATGATATTATTCCACAAGTAGAAGCAGCTTTTGAGAACGCTGAATAATTGTAGCTTATAAAGTGGATTGAAGTGTTACCCGAAAAGAAGAGCAAAGTGCTCTTCTTTTTTTTATATTACAGTCCGTCAGCGAATATCAAATTAAGGAATACAAGTGAATGTTGCTCATATTCCTGCTACAATATGCACAGGTTTATTTTTACAAATCATTATAATTATACGATCAATGAAGGAGAATGATATCATGGGGATTTTTGATAAATTTCGTAAACCTAAAGAAGAATCCACTTCAACGTCAGCATACGATCATATTGTTCCTATGCCAACAGCCGTACCTAATCAACAAGAAGTACCAATGGTACTCGGGTTTGCATTACTAAGCAGTGAGACCTGTGATTGGTCATCATTTATTGATAATCTACATAAAGATGCTGAAATTACGATTGAAAATCAACCCAATGAAGAAAATATCGTATTTGAAGTAGAAGGAATGCAGGTAGTGGTCGCTCATATGCCTGCACCGATACCTAACCGTGAAGTGGAAGAATGCTGTAAATATAATTTGTTGTGGCCAGAAGCAGAGCAAGTGGTAGCTACTCATCGTTCCCATGTTATTGTCAGTGTATCCGGTGCACCTAATCCAATTGCAGCGCATTTGTTATTTACACAAGTAGTCAGTAGCATGATGCAGCTCAACGAAGCATTAGCTTTTTATATGGCTCCGATGGTCGTATCTGCTGAAAGTTATGTAGAAAGTGCACAAATGCTCAAAGAAGGAGAACTACCTGTACAATTATGGGTATTTATCGGATTGTATCAAAATGAACAAGGTCGTTGTTCTTATACAAGAGGGCTTGAACGTTTTGGCAAATACGAGATCGAAGTGATTCATTCCGAACATTCGTTAAGTGAGGTATTTGAATTTACGATGATGGTGGTCGACTATGTTATTAGTTATAACGTCTCATTAGAACAGGGCGAGACAATAGGTTTCTCAGAAGAGCAACGCCTATCGCTGACTGTATCTCAAGGAATAGCTGTAGAGAATGATAGCATTAAGGTTGGCTATTGATATAGATCATTACAGACATAACCTCATAGATACACTATTGTATAGAAGCAGTATAACGATGCCGCTCTTATAATAGGTATAAGTATGATGTAAGACAACGACTATCTTAGTAGATAGTCGTTTTTTTATTTGATTCTATTTAGAAGAAGGCAATTAGAGTGTATTAATCGATCCAACTGTATATAGCATAAAATACGAATAAGCATTATAGAATTGCGCATTACAAGATACGCGATAGCTTACGATAAGCACGCGGAGGAATGCCTTCACTTTTACGAAAAATACGGCTGAAATAATGGATATCGGCATAACCTACTTGTCGTCCAATTTCTTCAATCGATGCGTCTGTCTCTTGTAATAATCGCCTTGCTTCACGATGACGGAGCATTTGAATATATTCGCCTGGAGGCATACCTGCCATCTTTTTAAATACTTTGATCATATGATCTTCATTCATATTGAGTTCTTCAGCTAATAGACGATTATTCCATTGATTCTCGGGATGCTGTTCGATCGTATTCATCATTTCCAAAATACGATCTCCATGCACAGGTTGGTTGGTGTGATGGTACGATTTTTGAGAGCGTAGCAGTAGACCTAGAATCTGTAACAAGATTGCTTTGCAGATAAGTAAATAACCTGGAGAACGCATCGTAAATTCATGCACCAGTTGTTCGATTAATTGTACACATGATGGTGTAGGGATATACAACCAACGAGTAGATAAAGGAGCAAATCCTTCTGCTACCGCTTCAGTAGCAAATTTACTTTCGGTAATTTTGTGTGGATGTACGATTAAATCTTCTTCACGCACAATATGAAGCTCATGGAAAAAGTCAAAGTGAATCCCTATAAATTGTGCACTAGGGGTAGAAGTGACTTCATTGCGGTGATATACCCCTGCTGGAATAAACAATAAATGCCCTGTCGGAATCACAAGACGTTGCTCTGCTACATGAGTCACAGCTTCTCCTTTGCGTACATATAACAGTTCAAAGTCATAAATCATTCGTTTGTTCAATGTACCTGTAGGTAACTTCTGATACTGTGCGTAATGAATATTAGGAGACCATTGTTCTATAGGAGCAAGACGTTGCTTGCGATACTTTTCTAGAGAAAATAAACCGGAATTGTCCAAAAAAATCTCTCCTTTTCCTAAATCTATTTCATTTTATTGCTGATAGAATAACGTTAATTAAGCGATAGATCAATCTATTTATCACTTTGAAATGTTATACGGAATCTATATCTATAGGAGGCGGTTTTGTGAAAAAAGGAATTAATATCTGGTCATTTGCAGACAACTATAGTATCGCAGAATGTGCCAGTATCGCAAGTGATGCCGGATTTACTGGAATCGAATTATCGTTACAAGCAGAAGGTGAGCTGGCATTAGATAGTTCTGAATCAGAGCTGATTGCAATTCGCAACACTGTTATCGATCAAGGGTTAGAGATTAGTGGATTAGCTACAGGGCTATACTGGGAATATTCGATGACCAGTGACGATCAGAAGATCCGTCAGCATGCGATCGATATCTGTCGTAAACAGTTAGAAGTAGCCGCCGCACTGGAAGTGGATGCGATTCTAGTGATTCCCGGAGGTGTCGGTGTCGATTTTATCCCTGATTACCCTGTTGTTGCTTATGATCTTGCATATGAACGCGCATTAGAAGCGATAAGCCAATTATCTACAGAAGCGCAATCAGTTGGTGTGCATATCGGAATCGAAAATGTATGGAATAAGTTTTTACTTTCACCGCTTGAAATGAAATCTTTTTTGGATGATATCCATTCAGCGTATGTCGGTGCTTATTTTGACGTGGGTAATGTAGTCTACTCCGGTTATCCCGAGCATTGGATTCGTATTCTAGGAGAGCGGATCAAAAAAGTACATTTTAAAGATTATCGCCGTGAGGTAGGTGGGCTAGCAGGCTTTGTAGATTTGTTAGCAGGTGATGTGAATTATCCGGCTGTTGTTAATGCTCTGCGCGAGATTGACTATACCAACTATGTCACTGCGGAGATGATTCCAGCGTACAAATACTATTCGAACCAGTTAATTTATAACACGTCGCATGCTATGGATAGTATTTTGGGATAAAGGAGGCATCTACAATGGTAAAAGTAGGATTAGTGGGATTTGGATTTATGGGGCATATGCATTTAGAAAATTATATTCGTCTGGCAAAAGAAGGATTAGATGTGCAATTAGTAGCGATCTGTGATGTGCGAATTGAAGAGTTAAAGCATACAAGAGTAACCGGAAATATAGCGACAGATACAGATACTACCGAGAT contains:
- a CDS encoding HEAT repeat domain-containing protein, with translation MTEESQFESTSFELPENYEELKKAAHRKSNWQERLNAVNELGQYNHQPIIDLLTHMMNNDPVYAVQDAAYKQLRGLGQDVQQPSKTKPELFKGLTKTLIRIKKSLPKDHSFEDFKVKLHKMRADIYNTYEGEKGEEFDNWLKAKWESYDTK
- a CDS encoding NifU N-terminal domain-containing protein produces the protein MAIEMSIQNTPNPNAVKINANQHIFEGPASTSLKAGDSTDHPLASALISIDGVDNIFGMRDFVTISKLPDASWDDIIPQVEAAFENAE
- a CDS encoding DUF4261 domain-containing protein, producing the protein MGIFDKFRKPKEESTSTSAYDHIVPMPTAVPNQQEVPMVLGFALLSSETCDWSSFIDNLHKDAEITIENQPNEENIVFEVEGMQVVVAHMPAPIPNREVEECCKYNLLWPEAEQVVATHRSHVIVSVSGAPNPIAAHLLFTQVVSSMMQLNEALAFYMAPMVVSAESYVESAQMLKEGELPVQLWVFIGLYQNEQGRCSYTRGLERFGKYEIEVIHSEHSLSEVFEFTMMVVDYVISYNVSLEQGETIGFSEEQRLSLTVSQGIAVENDSIKVGY
- a CDS encoding AraC family transcriptional regulator — encoded protein: MDNSGLFSLEKYRKQRLAPIEQWSPNIHYAQYQKLPTGTLNKRMIYDFELLYVRKGEAVTHVAEQRLVIPTGHLLFIPAGVYHRNEVTSTPSAQFIGIHFDFFHELHIVREEDLIVHPHKITESKFATEAVAEGFAPLSTRWLYIPTPSCVQLIEQLVHEFTMRSPGYLLICKAILLQILGLLLRSQKSYHHTNQPVHGDRILEMMNTIEQHPENQWNNRLLAEELNMNEDHMIKVFKKMAGMPPGEYIQMLRHREARRLLQETDASIEEIGRQVGYADIHYFSRIFRKSEGIPPRAYRKLSRIL
- a CDS encoding sugar phosphate isomerase/epimerase family protein — translated: MKKGINIWSFADNYSIAECASIASDAGFTGIELSLQAEGELALDSSESELIAIRNTVIDQGLEISGLATGLYWEYSMTSDDQKIRQHAIDICRKQLEVAAALEVDAILVIPGGVGVDFIPDYPVVAYDLAYERALEAISQLSTEAQSVGVHIGIENVWNKFLLSPLEMKSFLDDIHSAYVGAYFDVGNVVYSGYPEHWIRILGERIKKVHFKDYRREVGGLAGFVDLLAGDVNYPAVVNALREIDYTNYVTAEMIPAYKYYSNQLIYNTSHAMDSILG